CAGCTTTATCAACTCGGGATGGATCCCGTGAACGCCTACGTCAAAGCTGGCCTGTTCGCCGGCTTCCACAATAGTCTCTTCCATCTCCTGAGTGACTTTTTTTACAACTTCTTCAATCCGGGCAGGATGAATTCTACCGTCGTTGATGAGTCTTTCCAGGGCTATCCTTGCAATTTCCCGCCTGATGGAATTGTACCCGGACAGTATCACCGCTTCGGGCGTATCGTCTATTATCAGGTCTATTCCGGTGGCGGCTTCTATTGCTCTGATATTACGACCTTCGCGGCCGATTATTCGCCCCTTCATTTCCTCGCTGGGAAGACTGACTACGGAGACTGTGCGCTCGGCAACGAAATCCGCAGCGAATCTGCCGACGGCTACGGATATGATTTCCTTGGCCTTCTTGTCAGCCTGCGTGTGAGTCTCCTCTTCGACTTGACGCAGGATTCGGCCGCTTTCTATTCGAGCTTCGTCCTCAACCTTCTGCAGGAGTATTTCCTTGGCCTCCGTCGCGGACAAACCGGCCACATGTTCCAGTTTTTCCAGTTGCTTCTGGACAATATTGTCTATTTCTTTTTCTTTATCCTTTAATTTCCTGTGCCCGGCGTCTACATCCTTTTCGTGTCTGGCCACTCCCGCTTCTCGGCTCTCGAGTTGCGAAGCCTTTCTTTCCAGATTCTCTTCTTTTTTCAACAGTCGGGACTCACGAGCGGAGAGTTCCGACCTACTTTCCTTGATTTCATTTTCCAAGTCGGTTCGCGCTTGGAACAACTTGTCTTTGGCCTGTAGGAGCGCCTCTTTTTTTATTGTATCAGCCTCTTTGTTCGCGGACTTGAGGATTTCGTCCACGACGGCTCTGGCTGAGTCAAGCCGCCTCTTGTCCAGGATTCTGGCAGCGACGTAACCTGCCGCAATTCCCATGATCGCAGCGACAAGGGCAGGAATCACTAAGGGGAAAGATTCCACAACCCCTCCATTTATCTAGTTTAACGGGATGCTTGCGGAGAGAAACCCAGAAAGGATGTCAAGTATCGGAAGAAGGTCCCAAGGGTAAAAAAGTTAAGCCTAGCCAGTGATTACCCAACAATAACGCATATATACGCAACCGAACGGTCATCCAAAGGCTTTCGTCCACATCCCGGTAGTTGTGTGTATCCAAGCAAATCGATCAGGAATAGTTTCGGAGTCCCCCGCAATCGGCCGTGTCAACAGCTCTTTTGAACCTGGTTTCCCAGGTGGGACCCTAGCGGCCGCTTCAGGCTTCCTGCTTCAAGGCAGGCTTGCTCACCACAGCCGGGGGCGGCTCCCTTTTTTTGAGTGTTGGCTCAAAAAATTACCGTCAATCACGCACCGCGCAGGGGACACCTTTCGTTAAACTGTCCGATCGATGGCCTTAAGCAACTTTTCGGCCTTTTCCTCCAGTTCTTTTATTGTCTGGTCTTTGACCTGTCTATATTGAAACATTTCGTCCGTAATGTTCAAGAGAGTCAAAATCACGAGATCGATGGTGGAAACAACCTTAGTATGACGCTGAACCTCATCGGCTCTTTCGTTGATGAAATCAGCGAG
This sequence is a window from Desulfomonile tiedjei. Protein-coding genes within it:
- the rny gene encoding ribonuclease Y, with amino-acid sequence MESFPLVIPALVAAIMGIAAGYVAARILDKRRLDSARAVVDEILKSANKEADTIKKEALLQAKDKLFQARTDLENEIKESRSELSARESRLLKKEENLERKASQLESREAGVARHEKDVDAGHRKLKDKEKEIDNIVQKQLEKLEHVAGLSATEAKEILLQKVEDEARIESGRILRQVEEETHTQADKKAKEIISVAVGRFAADFVAERTVSVVSLPSEEMKGRIIGREGRNIRAIEAATGIDLIIDDTPEAVILSGYNSIRREIARIALERLINDGRIHPARIEEVVKKVTQEMEETIVEAGEQASFDVGVHGIHPELIKLVGKLKYRTSFAQNVYQHSIEVAFLCGIMAAELGLNPKKAKRAGLLHDIGKSIDHEVEGAHAIIGADIARRYGESPLIVNAIAAHHGDEEPTSTLSVLVQAADTLSAARPGARREMLENYVKRLEDLERIADSFKGVSKSFAIQAGREIRIIVENSNINDEGLTLLARDIRKKIEKELSYPGQIKIVVIREARAVEFAR
- a CDS encoding cell division protein ZapA encodes the protein MQVTEAVKVRLFGREYNIRGHGNKKYVQRLADFINERADEVQRHTKVVSTIDLVILTLLNITDEMFQYRQVKDQTIKELEEKAEKLLKAIDRTV